The Desulfuromonadales bacterium genome segment GTGCGCTGATGCAGGCGCTCGAAATGGCCGATCGCGGCTTGTGACGGCGGGACTCGGCCGCCGATTGTGGAGTGGAGCCGCCGCGCCGTGAGCCGGCGGAATGACGCATGCTGCTGCTCATCGACAACTACGACTCGTTCACCTTCAATCTCGCGCATCGCATCGGCGAGCTCGGGACCGACGTGAAGGTCGTGCGCAACGACGCCGTGAC includes the following:
- a CDS encoding anthranilate/aminodeoxychorismate synthase component II (TrpG; with TrpE catalyzes the formation of anthranilate and glutamate from chorismate and glutamine; TrpG provides the glutamine amidotransferase activity) — encoded protein: MLLLIDNYDSFTFNLAHRIGELGTDVKVVRNDAVT